The Nitrospiraceae bacterium genomic interval AATTGTTACTTCTGGCATGTCAAGAAAGCCGGATTGCTGACTCCAGCATTCCTTCATGGAATCTTCCATCCACACCATACGTTCAGCTTTAATAGTTGCGACCAGGGGGCACTGACGACCGGGAATAGCCTCTTGGTATACTTCACGGAAGCAGCGGGAGGAGTTGATATGGCGCCCGTGCTCAACTCGATGAAAATCCCGCACGCAGGATCTTATGAGGCTGCAATGCAGACCCTAGGGTTTAGGTAACCCTTTGAGGTAACTCGAATCAACCTGGGAGGATTGTAGCAGTACCCTGATCGAAGGTTTGAATAATTCAGGCAGTTGATGTTTCTCGCCCAAACATATCCGTCCTTTCATAATGCCTTGACGGCACGCGACCTTTTCGCTAAACGGAATTTATTCCAGTTCAGATCGCCGTTCGCCCTTCTATCCACCGCGGTACCTGGATCGGTGCGATGTAATACTCCCCGAAACGGGTCACCGCCATTAAACCAAGCATGGTCGACCGGAAGCCTCTGATTTATTACCGTTGCAATATGACAACTTCCCTCGGCATTGTCTTGCCTGCCATTCACAGTACTAAAGTGCTTGTGCTTCCTGGGCTGCTAAAAGAAATCTCGCGATACAGTCCGCAATACCTGCCTTGATCAGTATCGCGTCTTCCGCGAGCATATTCGTTCCGCTTTTCACGAACGAGCAGCTCCACGAGAACGGCTGCCGACCATTTGACTGCACCTCGTATGTCACCTTGAGTTCAAAGGTTCTCTCCATTTCTTTCGTCCAGTCCAGATAGAATCTCGCGATCACACCGGAAATGGTGCGCAGACTTGATTCCTGAATCATATACCCGGATCGCACTAGTTCGGATTGCAGTGCCTGAGAGAACACGACTCCAATCGGCTCGGAGAGAAACAGTTTCGCTTCTGAACACGGTGGATTTTCGACTTCATGTGGTCGGACACGCTGCTCGTCTGCCGCTTGGTATCGGAAGAGTGCCACATGAACCGCACCTTGCCCCTTCACGGAATTGGACGCGTGATAATCAAGAGACAGGACGCGCAAACAACCCGCTATCGAAATCAGCGTGAACCACATGCAGGCAGCCAGTATCCAGCGTGAGCACATCGGTTTTATGGCCAGTTTGGGTTCATGTCACGGCAGGCAGGCCCTACCATATCCGAATCGGATTAAGACGCGCAACACTGAGTAAGCACAAGCCGCTTGTCTTCCTAAACAGTCTCCCCTACACTGCATGCGTTACTCTGGTACAGAAGGACGCATCAACTTTGTCAAAAAGTCCACCTGACGACCTGTTAGTCAATCGGTGGCGTTTGTACTTGCGACACTCCGGCGTCTTGGTAGTCGCAATGGTGTTGCTCTGCGCCATAGTCAGCTGCAGCTCGGTTCCTCGGCGGCACCTCTGGAATGTTGAGAAAGGGGTCACCTTCACGGATTTGCAACGGGCTCCGGAACGCTATCAGGGCAAGACCGTGATCCTCGGAGGGGTGATCGTGCACGACGAGAACAAAGACGGGCGCCTTTGGCTCCGCATGAAGAATCGACCGCTCGATGACAATCAGCGTCCTCACCTGGCAGACGATCCCGATAGTTCCGAAGCCGGATATTATTGGGTGGCCGTGGAAGCAGGAAAGATCCCCGATCACTATCATGACTGGGCGCAAGTGACGGTTGTGGGTCAGGTGGTTCCCACACAGCCAGGGGTCAGATCTGATCCGGTCCTTGCAGCCGTATATCTCCGGGGCTGGAGCAGGTTATCCAAGGAACATAGCGTTTGGGAAATCGACGATCCGAACTACACCATGGATGCACCGGCTGGGCTGCACGGAGAGTAGTCTTTCGCGTTTATTTACTCCTTCCTTTCCAACTCCTTTGCTCTCACACCTAACGGAGCGAGCATCGCAAGAGCAGCTTTGTGGACGAGTTGCACGTACGCTTCAGTATCGTACGCGATCGTGCCATCGTAGCCAGCCACAGCCCGTACACGATCTTCCGGCAGTGCCGCCTGACTATCGCAGATCACATAGTGAATCGTTTCACCCGGCTGCAAGGAAACCCCTCGACGCTGGAGTTCCTTTGCTGCAATGCTCGTCCGTGTAGCGTGGCGATACCGTTCGGGAGGCCGCGTCAACGTTTTCCCGATGGCTACTTCTTCGACGGACGCCCGCCCTTCACGAAGATAGCTGCAATACTCATCGACGATCCCTAACACGTCCGGAATGATCGCCTCCAACTCGGCAATCGTGCGCCCCTGACTCAGCTTCTGTAAGATCTCGGTCTGCGCGCGTTTGACGATAAGCGGCGCATCCGACCTCCGGATTTCGAGCCCGCGCACTTTGATCCGACCATCATCGAACAACCCGACGAATTGATTATGTACCGGCATACGCGGATCCACCCGTGACGGTAAAAAGCCGATCCACCGGTAGAGCCCTTCCACGGCAATGGACAGTTTCGTCTGTGCGCTGATCGCCATCGCAAGCTGTTCGTAGTCCTCCCTACTCGCACCTTTTTTCTGTAACCAGAGTGAATCGACGATGGCATGCAGCAAGCGGAACTCCTGAGACTCCGAAATGTCTTTCGCTCGCAACAGCACATCCCGGCTATAGGCGGTTACCGATTCGTGCGCCTCGATCCTGCCAAAGCGGGCGTTCTTGTACCCCAGATAGCCGAACGACACGACAAGCAGCCATTTCAGCGCCGTCTGACGCTGATCGATGATTTGTTTCATCGCGGCATTCGTGGCATTTTTGAGCTGCCGCTTATAACGACCTCGCTTCGCGAGCAGGGGCGCAAGCGTTTTCGGCACCAATCCGCGCGATTGACGGCAGGTGTAATGTTGAATTTCCGGCACG includes:
- a CDS encoding Slp family lipoprotein; the protein is MSKSPPDDLLVNRWRLYLRHSGVLVVAMVLLCAIVSCSSVPRRHLWNVEKGVTFTDLQRAPERYQGKTVILGGVIVHDENKDGRLWLRMKNRPLDDNQRPHLADDPDSSEAGYYWVAVEAGKIPDHYHDWAQVTVVGQVVPTQPGVRSDPVLAAVYLRGWSRLSKEHSVWEIDDPNYTMDAPAGLHGE